A part of Prevotella melaninogenica genomic DNA contains:
- a CDS encoding PhoH family protein, whose translation MIEKHIVLEDIDPVVFYGVGNGHLQMIKSLFPKLRIVARDNVIRILGDEEEMVKIEEDIETMRKHVERYNTITAEDILDIVKGRKTKADAVKDVLVYSVSGRPIKGRSENQQQLIDAFEKNDMIFAVGPAGTGKTYLSIALAVKALKEKAAKKIILSRPAVEAGEKLGFLPGDMKDKIDPYLQPLYDALEDMIPAVKLQDMMDKHIIQIAPLAFMRGRTLSDAVVILDEAQNTTPAQIRMFLTRMGWNTKMVITGDLTQIDLPHVEKSGLKEALSILNGVDGISVINLDKKDIVRHKLVTRIVNAYEAHDKANKR comes from the coding sequence TTGATAGAAAAGCATATAGTTCTTGAAGATATAGACCCTGTGGTCTTCTATGGGGTTGGCAACGGTCACCTCCAGATGATAAAGTCGCTCTTTCCGAAGTTGAGGATTGTTGCAAGAGACAACGTTATCCGCATCTTAGGTGATGAAGAGGAGATGGTAAAGATTGAAGAAGACATTGAAACCATGCGCAAGCATGTAGAGCGGTATAACACCATTACAGCAGAGGACATCCTTGATATCGTGAAAGGTCGTAAGACCAAAGCAGATGCGGTAAAGGACGTCCTTGTTTATTCTGTATCGGGCAGACCTATCAAAGGACGCTCGGAGAATCAACAGCAACTAATTGATGCCTTCGAGAAAAACGATATGATATTTGCTGTTGGGCCTGCAGGTACAGGTAAAACTTACCTCAGTATTGCATTGGCCGTAAAGGCTCTCAAAGAGAAGGCCGCAAAGAAGATTATCCTTTCACGTCCAGCTGTTGAAGCAGGTGAGAAGCTTGGCTTCCTTCCGGGTGACATGAAGGATAAGATTGATCCATATCTTCAACCACTTTATGATGCTTTAGAGGATATGATTCCTGCTGTCAAACTGCAGGATATGATGGATAAGCATATCATTCAGATTGCTCCATTAGCATTCATGCGAGGGCGAACACTGAGCGATGCTGTTGTCATCCTTGATGAAGCACAGAACACAACACCAGCACAAATCCGTATGTTTTTAACACGTATGGGCTGGAATACAAAGATGGTTATTACAGGTGACCTTACGCAGATAGACCTCCCCCATGTCGAGAAAAGCGGATTGAAAGAAGCTCTTTCTATCTTAAATGGGGTGGATGGTATCTCTGTCATCAATCTTGACAAGAAAGATATTGTAAGACACAAATTGGTTACGCGTATCGTGAATGCCTACGAGGCACACGATAAGGCTAACAAGAGATAG
- a CDS encoding phosphoribosylaminoimidazolesuccinocarboxamide synthase, with translation MKALTKTEFHFDGQKSVYHGKVRDVYDINDDLIVMVATDRISAFDVVLPKGIPFKGQVLNQIAAKFLDQTTDICPNWKLATPDPMVTVGLKCEGFRVEMIIRSILTGSAWRAYKDGCREICGVKLPDGMRENERFPEPIVTPTTKADEGHDMNISKEEIIEQGIVSAEDYAIIEDWTRKLFARGQEIAAKQGLILVDTKYEFGKRDGQCYLIDEIHTPDSSRYFYAEGYEEKLEKGEPQKQLSKEFLRQWLIEHNFMNEPGQTMPEITDEYGETVSDRYIELYEHITGEKFDKAAEEGDIAARIEKNVKEYLALRK, from the coding sequence ATGAAAGCATTAACAAAGACTGAATTCCATTTCGATGGACAGAAGAGTGTTTATCACGGCAAAGTACGTGATGTGTATGACATCAACGACGATCTTATCGTCATGGTAGCTACCGACCGAATCTCTGCATTCGACGTTGTTCTACCAAAAGGAATACCGTTCAAAGGACAAGTTTTGAACCAGATTGCTGCCAAATTCCTTGACCAGACAACAGACATCTGTCCTAACTGGAAGTTAGCTACTCCTGACCCAATGGTAACTGTTGGTCTGAAGTGCGAAGGCTTTCGTGTTGAAATGATTATCCGTTCAATCCTCACTGGTTCTGCATGGCGTGCTTACAAGGACGGATGCCGTGAGATTTGTGGCGTAAAGCTTCCTGATGGCATGCGTGAGAATGAGCGATTCCCAGAGCCAATCGTAACTCCAACTACTAAGGCTGACGAAGGTCACGACATGAACATCTCTAAGGAAGAGATTATTGAGCAGGGTATTGTTTCTGCAGAAGACTATGCAATCATCGAAGACTGGACACGCAAACTCTTTGCACGTGGTCAGGAGATTGCCGCAAAGCAGGGCTTGATACTTGTTGATACTAAGTATGAATTCGGTAAGCGTGATGGTCAGTGCTACCTCATTGATGAGATTCACACACCAGACTCAAGTCGTTACTTCTATGCAGAAGGCTACGAGGAGAAACTTGAGAAAGGCGAACCACAGAAACAGCTTTCTAAGGAGTTCCTCCGTCAGTGGTTGATTGAACACAACTTCATGAACGAGCCCGGACAAACAATGCCTGAGATTACAGATGAGTATGGTGAGACTGTTAGCGACCGCTATATCGAGCTTTACGAGCATATCACAGGCGAGAAGTTTGACAAGGCTGCTGAAGAGGGTGATATTGCTGCACGTATCGAAAAGAACGTGAAGGAGTACTTAGCTTTAAGAAAGTAA
- the ubiE gene encoding bifunctional demethylmenaquinone methyltransferase/2-methoxy-6-polyprenyl-1,4-benzoquinol methylase UbiE — translation MYEQEKIKPYDGDGEKGKLIAEMFDNIAPTYDTLNHRLSGNIDKGWRKKAIRQLLPFHPKKMLDIATGTGDFAILAAKELKPEHLIGADISERMMAIGREKVKAAGLSDVISFQKEDCLNLSFPDNSFDAVTAAFGIRNFQNLDKGLVEICRVLKKGGHLSIVELTTPVKFPMKQLFRIYSNTFLLNYAKFISKDKSAYEYLNKTIEAFPQGEKMMEIFQKAGFAKSSFRRLTFGICTMYFAEK, via the coding sequence ATGTACGAACAGGAAAAGATAAAACCCTATGATGGCGATGGCGAGAAAGGCAAACTCATAGCAGAGATGTTTGACAATATCGCACCGACTTACGACACACTAAACCACCGTCTTTCTGGAAATATTGACAAAGGATGGCGCAAGAAGGCTATTCGTCAACTGCTGCCCTTCCATCCAAAGAAGATGCTTGACATTGCTACAGGTACTGGCGATTTTGCTATTCTTGCAGCCAAAGAGCTGAAGCCAGAACATCTTATTGGTGCAGATATTTCTGAAAGAATGATGGCTATCGGTCGTGAAAAGGTAAAAGCTGCAGGACTGAGTGATGTCATTTCATTCCAAAAGGAAGACTGCCTTAACCTTTCTTTTCCTGACAATTCGTTTGATGCAGTGACAGCAGCATTCGGTATTCGTAACTTCCAGAACCTCGACAAAGGACTTGTCGAGATTTGTCGTGTACTGAAGAAGGGCGGACATCTAAGCATAGTAGAACTGACAACGCCTGTTAAGTTCCCTATGAAACAACTTTTCCGCATCTATTCTAACACATTCTTGCTGAACTATGCTAAGTTTATCTCAAAAGATAAAAGTGCATACGAATACCTTAACAAGACTATTGAGGCTTTCCCACAAGGTGAAAAGATGATGGAGATATTCCAAAAGGCGGGTTTTGCGAAAAGCTCTTTCCGCCGACTGACATTCGGTATCTGTACAATGTATTTTGCAGAGAAATAG
- a CDS encoding shikimate dehydrogenase family protein has protein sequence MDKYGLIGYPLGHSFSIGYFNEKFENEHINAQYINFEIPSIEDFKEVVDANPQLRGLNVTIPYKEQVIPYLDSLSPEAKAIGAVNVIRVTHKGNKTILKGFNSDVIGFTRSIEPLLERHHKKALILGTGGASKAINYGLKSLGLETKFVSRTKRADALTYEEITPEIIHEYNVIINCTPLGMYPNTDVCPTLPYEAMDSHTLLYDLLYNPDETLFMAKGREQGAVVKNGLEMLLLQAFASWEFWEGDEQR, from the coding sequence ATGGACAAGTACGGACTAATTGGCTACCCATTAGGGCATTCTTTCTCTATTGGCTATTTCAATGAGAAATTTGAGAATGAACACATCAATGCCCAATACATCAACTTTGAAATTCCATCAATAGAGGATTTCAAAGAGGTTGTTGATGCTAATCCTCAATTACGTGGGTTGAACGTGACCATTCCTTATAAGGAACAGGTTATCCCCTATCTTGACAGCCTTAGTCCAGAAGCTAAAGCTATCGGTGCCGTAAACGTTATCCGGGTCACTCACAAAGGAAATAAAACAATACTTAAAGGTTTTAATAGTGATGTAATAGGGTTTACACGAAGTATTGAGCCACTTCTTGAACGTCATCACAAAAAAGCTCTTATCCTCGGTACAGGTGGTGCCTCAAAAGCTATTAACTATGGCTTAAAGTCACTTGGATTGGAAACAAAGTTTGTATCACGTACAAAGCGAGCTGATGCCTTAACCTATGAAGAGATCACTCCTGAAATTATTCATGAGTATAATGTGATTATTAATTGTACGCCACTTGGTATGTATCCCAATACTGATGTGTGCCCTACCCTTCCATACGAAGCAATGGATAGTCATACCCTACTCTATGACCTGCTTTATAACCCTGACGAAACCCTATTTATGGCAAAAGGGCGCGAGCAAGGAGCAGTAGTAAAGAATGGACTTGAAATGCTCCTCCTACAAGCTTTCGCAAGTTGGGAGTTTTGGGAAGGAGATGAACAACGGTAA